AAGGGGGAAAGGGGGTTAAACTCTCTCGGATCGATGGCTTCACCACTAAGGAAATATTTATACTTAAATAGTATAAAAGAATGATTCTTCTTGAGCGGAGAGAAAACGAAATTGGCCGGGCCCCTACCTGGCCTTTTTCATTTTAAAAATCTGTAAATTAGCAGTATGAAAGTATCAGAGTTGATAAAGGAACTAAAGAAACTTCCACAAGATAAGGAAGTAGGTTTGTTGTACGATGGAGAGGTCAGACTGAATGCAGGTGTGGTATATGAAAGCAACGGCGGCAAAATCGTTATTGCAGATTGCAACGAAGTGGTGTACTCTGACTTGAGCAGGCCTATTGGGGCCCCATCTGCCAAAGATAGGAGTTATTGGTATACGCCTCCTGAGCAATTGAAAGAAAACGCCTAAGCCTCGCCCCGGAACTATAAAAATTGAAACCCTGTCCACCGACACTGTAAACCATAGAAAAAGTAAACAAAATTTAGACTTTACCACGCTATAAAATATCGATATTTGGTATATTTATCGAGAAGCTATATATTTGTATTATGGCAAAGACCGTCGGATCAGGCAAAAATTGGGACGCTGAATTTAAGCAGGTGCTTGATAGGATATGTGAGGGAGAATCCTTGCGAAGTATCTTTCGCAATAATCCGCCTGTCAAATGGAAAAAGTTCTATGATCTGATAAATAGCGACCTTAATAAAGCACAACAATACGCATATGCTGCCAATGTTAGGGCAGAAATGATGTTTGAGGAAATACTCAGCATTGCCGACGATAGCACCAACGACGTAGTTCTTGACGAGGACGGTATACCCAGGGTCAATAACGAAGTGATAAACCGGTCACGTCTCAGGATCGACGCCAGAAAATGGATGCTTGGCAAGATGAACCCTAAAAAGTTCTCTGATAAAATCATCAATGAGCACGCAGGTGAAGACGGCAAACCCATAGCCCACAAGCACGAAGTAATATTCAAGCACATGAATGGAAACGATTAGCCAAACCTTCAACGCGTGCTTCGAGCCTGTCTTTTTCTCAAAGGACAGGCATATCCATATTTGGGGAGGCCGCGGCCGCGGAGGATCTCACTTTGGTACTGATTATTTCCTTTTCAAAATAATGCAGCCTGATTACTTCCGGGGCTGCTTCATGCGGCACGTCTTCGGGGATATCCGCAATAGCCTTTGGAAGGACTTCAAAGACAGGATAGAGGAAAACGGCATCGATGAATCGCTATTCGACTTTAACGAAAGCCTGATGACGGCCACCTACAGGCCAACGGGAAACAGTATTATCTCAAAAGGCTTCAGGAAATCCAGCGGCACACATAGCGCAAAGATGAAGTCTTTGGCGGGCATGACCCATGTGCTGATAGAAGAAGCCGAGGAATGCAGCGAAGAAGAATTTAACCAGCTGGACGACACACTAAGAACCGTCAAGGTCGATACCATCCAGATTATTTGCCTGTTTAACCCTCCATCAAAAAACCACTGGCTGATCAGGCGATTCTACAATCTGACAGAAAGCGAGTACAAAGGGTATTATACAGCGGAGAAGAAACAAATCGACGGATTTACCAGCATACACACCACCTACAGGGATAATATTTCCAACATGAACCGGACTACCGTAGAAAAGTTCATGGCGTATGGAAACCCAAGCAGCCATTTATACAATCCGGATCATTATTATACGATGGTAGAGGGCCTCGTATCAGAAGGCGCAAAGGGCCGCATTTTCCGGGATTGGAAGTTCATCAAGTCCATGCCCGATGAAGGATACGATATGTATTACGGTCTTGACTTCGGTTATTCCAGCGATCCGGTCGCCCTGGTTGAAATACAGGAGCATAACAATAAGGCCTATGCCCGCGAACTAATCTACATGGCTGGCCTGACCAATCCCGAACTTTCGCGCCTTATGGAAGATATCGGCGTAGATAAATCATTATGCATCTACGCCGATAGTGCAGAGCCAAAAAGTATTCAAGAACTTCAGGATCTCGGATGGTTTGTGGAACCGGCATTGAAAGGAACCGATAGCGTAAACGCTGGGATAAAATACATTCAGTCAAAGATTGTGCATTTGACCGAAGACAGCCCCAACGCAGCACTTGAATATCAGGAATACAAATGGGCGCTTGACAAGGAAAAGAACCCGACTGACAGGGCAGAAGATAAGAACAACCATTTCATGGATGCTTTCAGGTACGGACTTTATACGCATTCACACCGGTCATACGAATACTATATAGGATGAACATATTAAAAAAATTAGTCCGGCAGTTCAGCGGGCAGCCTGCACCGGAAGGGGGCAACCTGCTAAACCAGATCCTTTACGCATATATGGGGAACGGCGGCATTGTGTGGTATAATGAGGATAAGAGGGTATTCGTAAGGACGGGCTACCAAATGAACGCCGATGTATATTCGATCATATCCTCTATTATCGGAAAGACCATTCTTGCGCCCCCTGTGGTTTACAGGATAGTTGACGAAAAAGCCCTGGCAGGGTACAAGGGGCTGAAAAACAATCAAGACCCATTCATCAGAACAAAGGCAAATGCCTTCCGTAAGAAGGCCCTTGAAGAAATCAGCGACACGGAACTTGAAGCAAGACTGCTCAATCCCAATGAAAACCAAAGCTGGCAGGAATTTGCTGGAAATACAGTAGGATTTCATCTTCTCACCGGGGAGTATATGTGGTACATGCAGCAGCCTGGGGAGGATAGCATTAACGCAGGCAAACCGGTAGCAATGTACAATATGCCACCTCAATATGTCCAGCAGGTAGCGGGCACCTGGCAACAGCCGGTCCAGGGGTATAAAATGAGCATCGGAAACTTAACAATTGAAATCCCGGCTGATCAGGTAATACATGTCGCCGACTTCAATCCGGAGTATGATTTGTACGGAGGGCATTTAAGAGGGCAGTCGCCGCTCAGAGCAGCGATAAAAACCGTCCAGCAGAATAACGAGGGTATCCAGTCCCTTGCTTCAGCCTTTTGTAATTCAGGAGCCGCGGGGTTTGTATTCAATGAAGGGCCCGATGCTGGATCTCCAAAGAGTATTGAATACATGTCACAGCTCCAAGCGAAGATCGATAAAGAAATTGCCGGTTCCAGGAACAGAGGCAGGATATTCGCCACAAACGGAAAAATAGGCTGGCATCAGATTGGCATGTCACCGGTGGACCTTAATATCATAGACAGCCTGAAATATGACCGACAAACGCTTTGCAATGTATATCATTGGCCCTCGATTCTCATGGGCGACCGGGCGAATGCAGCGCAAAGCAATTACCAAGAAGCCAGAAAAGCGGGAATAACCGATGCGGTTTTACCAGAGCTGGACAAGCTGGCGTTAGGAATCAACAAACACCTTGTGCCGCTGTACGGGAAAGGCCTTTATGTGGGATTCAATACCGACGTATACGAAGAACTGCAGGAGGACCTTAAGAAATTATCGGAATGGCTGAAAGAAAGCGACTGGCTGACGTATGATGAAAAGCGCGAGGCAATGGGTTATGAGGAATTAGGATTACCCGGGATGGACGAGCCCTTAATGCCCACAAGCAAGATGCTTTTAAGCCAAGCTATGACACCAATCCCTGAGCCTGATCCATCGGGAGAAAACGACGCATATGATAACGCACAGCCAAATAGAGCGTAGGATATTCCCTATCATCAGGCGTGGCCTCAGGCACCAGGTAGCGCCGGTTCTTCAAGCGATTGAGGAACGAGGACCGGAGTATGCTAATAGTCAGCTAAACAGGTTGGTAAAAATAGATCCTATTTATCTGGCATTCAATGACTTTTACCCGAAAATGCTTATCTTAGTAGCGCGGAATCAGTACAATGATTTGGAGCGTAAAAAGGACCTGATCCCTGAATGGATAGTTGATGCCTGGAACCAGTTTGCTGCCATGTATCTGCTTACAGATATTTTCACGCGCATGGCATCGATTACAGAAACAACCAGGCGGAGGGTAGCAAGGGTTATACTGGATGAAGGTGAGGGGCAGAACATTTTAAACAGGTCGTCAACCAGTGGTCCTGTACGCGGTGAAGCCATTACAGGAATAAATAGGAGAAGGGGAGCTCCGATTACATTGGGTGAGGCAGAAAAGCAAAACATTTTAAGCAAATTATCTGCTCGTGATTTTATCGATCCCCATGCCTT
Above is a genomic segment from Verrucomicrobiia bacterium containing:
- a CDS encoding phage portal protein, producing MNILKKLVRQFSGQPAPEGGNLLNQILYAYMGNGGIVWYNEDKRVFVRTGYQMNADVYSIISSIIGKTILAPPVVYRIVDEKALAGYKGLKNNQDPFIRTKANAFRKKALEEISDTELEARLLNPNENQSWQEFAGNTVGFHLLTGEYMWYMQQPGEDSINAGKPVAMYNMPPQYVQQVAGTWQQPVQGYKMSIGNLTIEIPADQVIHVADFNPEYDLYGGHLRGQSPLRAAIKTVQQNNEGIQSLASAFCNSGAAGFVFNEGPDAGSPKSIEYMSQLQAKIDKEIAGSRNRGRIFATNGKIGWHQIGMSPVDLNIIDSLKYDRQTLCNVYHWPSILMGDRANAAQSNYQEARKAGITDAVLPELDKLALGINKHLVPLYGKGLYVGFNTDVYEELQEDLKKLSEWLKESDWLTYDEKREAMGYEELGLPGMDEPLMPTSKMLLSQAMTPIPEPDPSGENDAYDNAQPNRA
- a CDS encoding phage terminase large subunit — translated: METISQTFNACFEPVFFSKDRHIHIWGGRGRGGSHFGTDYFLFKIMQPDYFRGCFMRHVFGDIRNSLWKDFKDRIEENGIDESLFDFNESLMTATYRPTGNSIISKGFRKSSGTHSAKMKSLAGMTHVLIEEAEECSEEEFNQLDDTLRTVKVDTIQIICLFNPPSKNHWLIRRFYNLTESEYKGYYTAEKKQIDGFTSIHTTYRDNISNMNRTTVEKFMAYGNPSSHLYNPDHYYTMVEGLVSEGAKGRIFRDWKFIKSMPDEGYDMYYGLDFGYSSDPVALVEIQEHNNKAYARELIYMAGLTNPELSRLMEDIGVDKSLCIYADSAEPKSIQELQDLGWFVEPALKGTDSVNAGIKYIQSKIVHLTEDSPNAALEYQEYKWALDKEKNPTDRAEDKNNHFMDAFRYGLYTHSHRSYEYYIG